AGTAAATCcccggtatccggcacctatagggattggtcaatgccagataagtgagtttgtcagttgcttgagattgtgctgTATAATTGGcaattcacaatttacattaatgatctggatgaggggattggatgtaatatctccacatttgcagatgacactaagctaggaggggttgtgtgcacggaagagggggtaggaagctccagtatgatttggataaattgagggactgggcagatacatggcaaatgccctacaatgtggataaatgtgaggtgatccactttggtcatacaaaccggagggcagattactatttgaatggcaatagattgggagatggggaagtgcagagagacctaggggtacttgtacaccagtctctgaaggcgagcatgcaggtacagcaggcggttaaaaaggcaaatggtatgttggccttcatatcaagagggtttgagtataggaacaaggataccttactgcagctgtacagggccttggtgagaccccacctggagtattgtgtgcagttttggtcaccttatctaaggaaggatgttcttgcaatggagggagtgcagaggcgattcaccaggctgatccctggaatggcaggaatgacttatgaggaaagattgcgcaaattgggattgtactcgctggagtttagaagattgagaggggattcatagagacctataaaattctggcaggactggacagagtggatgcagatgggatgtttccaaggatgggaaaatccagaacccggggccatggtttgaggataataggcaaaccatttaggaccgagatgaggaggaatttcttgacccagaggatggtgaatctgtggaattcattggcacagagggcagtagaggcaggttcattaaatatatttaagagggaattagatctatttcttcagtataagggtattaaaggttacggagagaaggcggggacggggtactgaactttaagatcagccatgatctcattgaatggcggagcaggctcgaagggtcgaatgacctactcctgctcctatcttctatgtttctatgtttacctGCAAggaggcaccaattttaaacttttgtagttttgagctatttattttctgtgcttttttttgtcagttgctcgATGCTGCTGGTTGGCTCAATtccggataacggggattttccTATATATGCGATAATTAGGCATTTTCAATATATGTATACAGGTTCTGTGTGTATGTTCAGTTtgtatgcatgttatgtctgtatgtatctttgcgctgtttttgcaccgaggactggagaacagtttcatcaggttgtactgttataatcagatgataaataaagttgaacttaaacttggactcagtgggctgaagagcctgcttatggcatttctcaaaaaaaagaaCATATTGCAAATCCAAGGGGCACCATTTAAATTTTCCAACTCACCAACATTGGTTGGAAATATGTTTTCATTGTTCACTTGGGTTTCAATCCAGTCCATAAGAAGACTCATATATTGTGGGGCTGATAATGCTGTCGGCTTCCTGTACTTATTCTCATCTTGCCATCTATATTCATACCGAGACCCTCCTGACATAACGGGGCACGAGGTATCAGTGCAGAACTCGGAGACAGTTCCGTAAATTAGATTAATACGGTTGAAGAAATCCACCACATGGACAGCCACCCAGTCATTGAGGTCCTCGTTTGAAGGAAGTTGAACTGCGACTTTCAAATCCAGGCCAGCATTCAGCGATGCCTGTGCCCTCTTGTGCAGCTCAAATCTCTGCGTGCCAGGCTCAAACTTGCGCTTGGGACGGAAAGTCTTGTCCTTATTGAACACTTGCTTCAAGGCCACAGCCATATTAAACTCTGTGATGATCTGCCAAGAGCAGGACTGATAATTCGTCAAAACAAAAGATGGAGCTTGAGGGAATGACTTTGCTTCCACAGGTGAAAAGGTTACTAACAATTCTTCAGTTCTgtgaaaaacacaaaataaatttatgtCATACTTTACCACCTTATAATTCTATAGTTATTTGCCAGTTTTACCTATTCTAGCCATAGTCAAGAGGAATTGATTTAGAATGACGCAGTGAtacccctccaaaaggtaatgcccatgacatcacaggcaaaaccctccccactatagaGAAGATCTACAGAGAATGcagccatcagagggcagcagcaatcatcaaggatccacaccatccggcacacgctctgttctcgctgcctcTGTCAGGtaagaggtgtagatgccacaagacttgcaccaccaggttcaggaacagctgctacccctccatcatcagctcctcaacaacaaacccaatcaaggactcatttaaggactcttagttatgcactttattgatttttaaaaaattctccatgtattgcacagtttgttcacattcgttatctgtttacagtttgttatttgtttacctgtatatgctgtgtatttttttttcactaccaataagtagtaattctgcctcacccacaggaaaatgaatctcagagaggtatgtgatgtcatgtttgcacTGTACtcttggcaataaatctgaaatctggtcttATGTACAACACATCTACTATGTGCAACACTAACACAGAACTCAGTGACAGAATTGGTGCAAAATAAAAGTACATGGATTACTATTCATCTCATtttcaccttaaataaaaaaaattgaaaaaatactgCATCGTCAAAAGGAGAAGGTAATTTTGTTTTCTGCAGTTTCCATTTTATTTCTAATCTGCACATCAATCAAACACGCTGGTGATGAAATATATTACTTGCACGGAACCTTATATTTCACTATTATATCTCCCTTGCTTCCTCAGATTAATCTAAATTATACTGGGCTAGAGGGCAGCAAGCAACTGAAGGCTCTGCCTTGGTTACagtgaatactgtgtgcagtgtaTGATTACACCAATCCTGGAATCCACACTCTGAATTTGGATGAATTATTGGCTTGGTCAGAAAAGAGATGCTTTGCTTTATGCACATCTATTTTTCATGAAGttttgaaaagattaaacaaagtaAAGCATTATCTGAAGTAGAATACTTTCTTATGCACTATTTGACAGTAATCCTCTTTGGTTAGGAATGCATAATTGAAATACTTCCTTGTTTTTTATTTTCTCAGGACTTGCTCAATTTAGATCATCATGTTTACACAGGCAGGCACAATTTTGTTCAAACAGCTTCATGCTGCAACACGACAGTTCCATCACTTCAGAGAATCACAGACAGTAGATTGCCTGTGAATAAAATTCTGCTTTCTTTACTGAAATGTAAAATAACACACAATAAAGATTTCCTATCTTTGCCAGGTTTAAATAAAGTACAATGAATCTTAAAATAGAAGAACAGTTCAAAATGTTAAAGCCAAATTAAGAACAATGCAAAAGTTGCCCCTGAGAAAATATTAAAGGGAAACCTCTGATAGATGAATGGATGAATGCAATACAAGAGCAATTCCATCCCAACTTGTGCCAATTCAAATAAACTATCCTATTTTCCTATCAATCTGTTCCTGATCTCAATCCCTCCCACACTTGCACTGAGACAATTTcattttaaaaccactgtttaacTGTCAATAAGAAGCTAGCACACAAGTAGTTGTGGACGTGAAACTTCCTCTAATCCATTTGCAGTGTGGGACAGCACCTGAAGAACTGTTTAACAGAGAAATGAGTGGCTACAGAAAtacacatttttcaaaggagGGATGTCTGTGAGTATCCTCGACAACAGGCCCAAATGTGTATCCTCAGATCTATAATCCTGGTTAGTTGATGACCAATCTGCGTGACACTAGTAATCAACAGTACACATAACATGTAAACTGgccttaaaaacagaaaatgctacatATGAACTCAATGACCAAAAATTATAGACCATATAGAACAATTCAAAAAGGGAACCCAGAATAATGTTCATTACTTTCCCAACGCATGCAAGCTAAGGCAGACATACAATCAAGCAGAGGATTTCTGTCCACTACAAAGTTCACAGCCTTTCATCCACTGGGAACACATCACACAAATAACACACTGGGAATAGGTATCGGCAAACCAAGGTGTATGCTAAGATGTAGTTCCTAAAATTAATAAGTATATCTTCATGACTTCAGAACATTACCTTACTATACAACCATAGTTATATCTTTAAAACTCAGACCAATAACACACATTAGCAATGTATTAAAGATGGATATCCAAATATGCAGATGCCGTGGTTTAAAGCCCTTGCTTGTAGCAGATTCCTGCAATATTTTGAATTCTATGATTCAATAAGCACCAATTTATGTACTTCCTGATTCTTTCATTTTCAATATAATTAAAgcaaaaaaatcttaaaaataaGCAGATCTTAATGAAAATGACAAAAATAGAAGGTCATATTCCATTCCAAACTTttcagtaatttttaaaaactgcctaTCTCTGGCAGAAAGTGTTTCGTTTTGCTGGTGCATCTAGTTTATCAGCCAATTCCAAACAAGCTGCAAGTTTTCTTTTCAGACACAACAAAGAGTACCCCACCTTTGAAATGATGTATTCACTTACTTTTCTATATAAATATTTCATTCACCATTGCTAAAGTCTGTGAAAATATGGACTTTAACATGAAACTGCCTTCCTGAAGATGGAATTTTACACACATTTTCagatcaaaaataaaaataaaggaacaaAGACCTAGCAAACAGTCTTGACACTTCGCAGCTGCCTTTGTGAACAGGATGGTTTGCCTGGTTCCTTTATTTATAACGTTCTGAATTTCTCCTTTAATTACATTGGAAGGTATCATAGTGAATGTAGTCATGGGGAAATCCAGCCATCAGCATCCACCCTCGGAAACTTCCCTTTAGGCCTTTCctcgttttttttttattattgatttATGTGAAATACCAACTACTAACaagaaattaattcaaatgaCTGACCACTCAGATACTGGAGTTGAatttccccccaaaaaatcacTAAGAACTTAGGCAAGTAACCAATCGTTTATTTTTCGTCATCTTGCAAAAAAAGCAGCTTAGGACTAAGGTTCTGGGTTTCAGAACCTCAAACTGTTGCCTGGGATGATTTCAGGTGAAATAAAATTCATGCTCTTCTTTAAGGAACACAGGTACAGTAACATGTAACAAGGTTGCTGGCTGGGACAATTACAGAATTATGGAACGCAGAAACAGCACTCAAAAAACAATACTAATTGCTTGAAATTATGTCAATATCAAAGACTGTGCTGTATCCTTTTAACATACAATTTTAATCTATTTCGTGAATTAATGGGCAACTGTCTAAACATGAAATTCACTCACTTGGACTTCAAGACaaggttattgtcatctgattatacaagtacaaactGACAACAAAgccttctctggtcctcagtgcaaaacacgcataaAGCCAGATATTAgagatacagacaaacaatacatatacaggactagtattcatatatacaaataaataaatattgatctgTGAATATGAAAGATTTGTGAACATGAAgatgtgtgagcagttcatttggttgttcagtgttctgatctcccgtgggaagaagctgtttctcaggaCCCAAATATTTTTGATatagaattgaaattgaaattagataaatatcaaaaagaattcgTTAAAATAGCCCTAACGGTAGCAAGAAAATGTgaggcagtaacttggaaatcagatgtttcatttgGGGATGGGTAGATGGCCGTATTGAAACAAATAGTTGGAAaccacttgaaaagattacatacaatttacataacaaatttgaaatttaaaaaaaatttgggaatcatatttacaaattgtaggaTTTAAGTtataatcgcccaacctgaatctTCCGGCTCCTAAAATCAAATCAAGAAAATTAAGGTAtgttaagattttattttatagttttagtaagtttttataattattattgtgagttttctttcttttgtttcctttttttctattgggttgttgggggggAAGGATGGGAGCAgggaaaaaatttttaaatcactatgtattaattttttattATACTCGAATAAGCAATCTatgaaaaaggttttttttaaatgcatatgtgaaattaaatttaaaaattaaaaaaaacccactactGTTGTatttgttccaggcacccaccaccctgCCTTGTATACCTCCATTTCCCTTTAGCCCATCTATATCCAATCTACACTTGCATGCTTGGCACACTCTGCTATTGAGTAGCAGGATATTACACACACTGTATACTCAGAAGGTGGATCCAATCCTTTAACCTGATGCTTGAATATGGCAGATCACATATTAAGCCACAGGTGACCCAAAACTTTAACATGCTGACGACAGAGCTCTGAGATGGGTGCAATGATATTTCAAATGTGTACATTAAATAAATAatgcatataaatacaagatgagCTGTataggggttttttttttcaaaatactgTAAAATTTCCTGTCATTAAATAAAAGATCTGGGGATTTCCTATCCCCACATTAAGTTTCCAATCCTTGTATAATTACTTTGGTTACATTTCTGTCTGTCATCAAAGAAGCTGCTAAAAATAAAAGCTGGTTTTGTTTAATTCTTTGTGGTTATAACAGAGAATTTAGTGGTTGTAGATGGAAGCTACTGCAGGAAGAATGATGCTCAGCATAAACCTGTAAAAAAGTTTTTTGTACACACAATGGTGTATGGAACAATCTGCCAGAGTAGAGTTGAGGAAGGTACTAttgttaagaaacatttggacagatagatagataagaTAGGATCAGAGGGGATATGGGCTGAACAGAGGAAGGTGGGACTAATGTGGATGGgatattttggttggcatgggctctaggggctgtttccatgctgtatgactgaaTTTTGCTCCATATGTCCATTGCcctgtgtatatgacaataaactcattatcattaaacctcCAATGCTAATTTTAAACTGAAGTCAGCAATGGAAGCGAATAACTTGCATATACAAAGATCCTTTCATTGAGTCATGATGTTGCAATGTGCTCTCCACTCAATCAAATTCTTTGTGGAATCTAACCTTtctagattaaataaagaaatgtacagTAGAAATAAAATTAGCAGCTGCCTAGAGAACTGAAGCTGCTACTAAACTGTCTGCCCACAAGTATCAAATTAGTTAAAATGTACTGAATGCATTAAGAGGAAAGATTATTTTTATACATGCAAACTAGATGAAAGATTCTAATGAATAAAGGCTACAAGATCTTAAACAATAGgaggcaaaataaaaataaactgcagttgctcaaaatctaaaacaaaattctacaaatatatttcagcatctgtgggaagagactcAACATTGCACTTTGAAAACATAAGTTCTGATGTTAAAAATGGaggtacagtgaaacctcgttagaatgcgaTTTGTTAATCACCgaaatcgcttatagcgcgggtgtctgtgcaCCTCAAACTGCTAAGGAGCGGGGTGCCCTTGCCCCAAAGTCCCACGCCAGCAGCCCTTGCCCCAAAGTCTCGCATCGGCCGCCcctgcatctgttccgcgacttggCTGTAAcgcagtatgaaatcttggaccccaactactgcattctaacgaggttttactgtatctggtaAATGAACTGCTTTGCATTCTACAATGACATAGATGGCCCTAGAGTTAATAACGAACAGCTATAGCCTTAACCCTTTGAATGCCatctccctgttttcagggactaccaacaagcgcatAAACTCCATGTACCCCTTTAAGGACCAAAAGCTTTTTGGGATAGACATCCATAAACAAGAGGAACAAAATGGCTTGGATCCACACCAGATATGGAAGATCAGCTGGATAtggataattaatttttaaaattacaaatgcTTGGAAACTATTATCAAATGACATGCATTTTGCAAAAG
This genomic window from Narcine bancroftii isolate sNarBan1 chromosome 3, sNarBan1.hap1, whole genome shotgun sequence contains:
- the mob3a gene encoding MOB kinase activator 3A; protein product: MAVALKQVFNKDKTFRPKRKFEPGTQRFELHKRAQASLNAGLDLKVAVQLPSNEDLNDWVAVHVVDFFNRINLIYGTVSEFCTDTSCPVMSGGSRYEYRWQDENKYRKPTALSAPQYMSLLMDWIETQVNNENIFPTNVGTPFPKNFQQVCKKILSRLFRVFVHVYIHHFDRIGFMGAEAHVNTCYKHFYYFVKEFNLIDNKELVPLKEMTMRMCH